The Candidatus Binatia bacterium genome window below encodes:
- a CDS encoding polyprenyl synthetase family protein, which produces MTLPSTGTATRAASTPAPLALVSEEMTLVEKRVLELSTSREQKLTDIAADLIGSGGKRVRPALALMVFRAAGGQDPTDVIDIGAALELIHSATLLHDDILDSGMTRRGSPSPLARYGVGPTLVTGDFLFSRAFGVAGRFDAMIVGWATDACTQLCEGEILQQRFQHNPEVTVDDYLQIAEAKTASLFSQAARIGAHLAGASPSLVDAMYRLGYEIGIGFQMVDDLLDVVGPEELIGKPVGSDIREGSPALPTVLGLSHLPELRRAFLDKEPSVDAITRAVQELRDSDVLAEVRRIATGRIHAAREQIALLPRSEFREGLEELCEMLLERTG; this is translated from the coding sequence ATGACCCTTCCTTCGACCGGAACTGCGACGCGGGCCGCGTCGACACCCGCGCCCCTGGCGCTGGTGTCCGAAGAGATGACACTCGTCGAGAAGCGCGTCTTGGAGCTATCGACCTCGCGCGAGCAGAAGTTGACCGACATCGCAGCCGATCTGATCGGTTCCGGCGGCAAGCGCGTCCGCCCGGCCCTGGCACTCATGGTCTTCCGGGCCGCCGGCGGTCAAGATCCGACCGACGTCATCGACATCGGCGCCGCGCTCGAGCTCATTCACTCCGCGACGCTGCTCCACGACGACATCCTCGATTCGGGAATGACCCGGCGGGGCTCCCCCTCGCCGCTCGCCCGATATGGCGTCGGCCCGACCCTGGTCACGGGGGACTTCCTGTTCAGCCGCGCCTTTGGGGTCGCGGGACGGTTCGACGCGATGATCGTCGGCTGGGCAACGGACGCCTGCACGCAGCTCTGCGAAGGCGAGATCCTGCAGCAGCGCTTCCAGCACAATCCGGAAGTCACCGTCGACGACTACCTGCAGATCGCCGAGGCCAAGACGGCCTCGCTCTTCAGCCAGGCGGCACGCATCGGAGCCCACCTTGCCGGAGCGTCACCGAGCCTCGTCGATGCGATGTATCGACTCGGCTACGAGATCGGGATCGGCTTCCAGATGGTCGACGACCTCTTGGACGTCGTCGGGCCCGAGGAACTGATCGGCAAGCCGGTCGGCAGCGACATCCGCGAAGGATCCCCCGCGCTGCCCACGGTGCTCGGCCTCTCGCACCTCCCCGAACTCCGTCGCGCATTCCTCGACAAGGAACCGAGCGTGGACGCGATCACCCGAGCGGTGCAGGAACTCCGTGACTCGGACGTCCTCGCGGAAGTGCGGCGCATCGCAACCGGGCGAATCCACGCGGCGCGCGAACAGATTGCTCTTCTGCCCAGATCGGAGTTTCGCGAAGGGCTCGAAGAGCTCTGCGAGATGCTCCTCGAACGCACCGGCTGA
- the grxD gene encoding Grx4 family monothiol glutaredoxin produces the protein MAENAADRIQKTIDDNRVVIYMKGTPTFPMCGFSAATIEIFNEIGVPYETVDVLTDPEIREGIKRFSEWPTIPQVYVKGEFVGGCDIIREMHESGELAPLVQQALQ, from the coding sequence ATGGCCGAGAACGCTGCGGATCGAATCCAGAAGACCATCGACGACAATCGCGTCGTGATCTACATGAAGGGGACGCCGACGTTCCCGATGTGTGGATTCTCAGCCGCCACGATCGAGATCTTCAACGAGATCGGTGTGCCTTACGAGACTGTCGACGTCCTCACCGACCCAGAAATTCGCGAGGGCATCAAGCGGTTCTCCGAGTGGCCGACGATCCCGCAGGTCTACGTGAAGGGCGAGTTCGTGGGTGGCTGCGACATCATCCGTGAGATGCACGAGAGCGGCGAGCTCGCGCCGCTCGTCCAGCAAGCGCTGCAGTAG
- a CDS encoding penicillin acylase family protein: protein MNPGDRQPPRGPPRSGFGGAPWTDTTVATEEADEHADRRSPFGGSGWTGTPGLVSDSPEPETEEPKAKPTGRRRRSTGPTHTRRTLAALGSSADLLRDENGVPHVYAKSERDAYAALGFCMAEDRLWQMDFYRRIATGRSAELLGEQGIARRDALVRTVGIPRRAAAAASRMDGIARDILAAFAGGVNAARAIVKPAESERLGYEIEPWTIADSLAIELYLAWCCAAATWPEKLLVASALAHGGVERARIVSSRPVDFVPTNDERLALWRRIDPRLINLVNDAAVGVPSGFVAALRGARAGGVGALTAAIELPLMSPSPMYTAFLDCPAFRAVGIAHVGMPGLLAGRNEHVAWGVTGARIDDADCVMEELDGIGSFRSEAGWEKLSRRREIVRVRDGDTIKLEVAETRHGPLLSHLMDQLDGPAPAERPVALALCWGANSLGTAVPGLLAMARAKDGEDLLAAAPLLDRSPLPLDALGADGEGGAVKILGGAKPTRNSASALPLRGWISEARWSGAEPLSNRSAAVETDVALATGALGEGGNESVVALRAQRLAASLQNASGVGALDALSADVLDDGALALLPAIRAVLDQAAAAGTERVRAALVDWNGSADSASTGAAVFYVALAPYLVDALLPEARFGSVAQCREVSLGAVARVLGSPELSIEQRDGIVDAFRKAEQWLVDKLGSEPSGWRWGAVHTMRAEHPCPDPEQFPSPATAAGGSPFTILGQRFCGPRPPFQVDVAVCARLVVDLATKEARVVGVGTDVTVKIGDRPKTERVELICA, encoded by the coding sequence ATGAATCCCGGTGATCGCCAGCCCCCGAGGGGTCCCCCGCGCAGCGGTTTCGGTGGGGCTCCTTGGACCGACACCACCGTCGCGACCGAGGAGGCCGACGAGCATGCGGACCGGCGTTCTCCATTCGGCGGCTCCGGTTGGACTGGAACCCCCGGACTCGTCTCGGATTCGCCCGAGCCGGAGACCGAAGAGCCCAAGGCGAAGCCGACCGGCCGTCGGCGCCGTTCGACCGGACCGACCCACACGCGCCGAACCCTGGCCGCACTCGGATCGTCCGCGGACCTCTTGCGCGACGAGAACGGAGTGCCGCACGTCTACGCGAAGTCGGAGCGCGATGCGTACGCTGCGCTCGGGTTCTGCATGGCCGAGGACCGGCTCTGGCAGATGGACTTCTACCGCCGCATCGCGACGGGTCGCTCGGCCGAGTTGCTCGGGGAGCAGGGGATCGCGCGACGTGACGCGCTCGTTCGCACCGTGGGGATCCCGCGGCGTGCGGCCGCTGCCGCCTCGCGAATGGATGGTATCGCTCGTGACATCCTGGCTGCCTTCGCCGGCGGCGTGAACGCGGCGCGAGCGATCGTGAAGCCTGCGGAGAGCGAGCGGCTCGGGTACGAGATCGAGCCGTGGACGATCGCGGACTCGCTTGCGATCGAGCTCTACCTCGCGTGGTGTTGTGCCGCAGCGACCTGGCCGGAGAAGCTTCTCGTCGCGAGTGCTCTTGCCCACGGCGGTGTCGAGCGCGCGCGGATCGTTTCCTCGCGGCCCGTAGATTTCGTACCCACCAACGACGAACGGCTGGCGTTGTGGCGCCGCATCGATCCGAGACTGATCAACCTGGTGAACGACGCAGCCGTCGGCGTTCCAAGTGGGTTCGTGGCCGCACTTCGCGGGGCCCGGGCGGGAGGTGTCGGAGCCCTCACCGCGGCGATCGAGCTGCCGTTGATGTCGCCGAGCCCGATGTACACGGCCTTCCTCGATTGCCCGGCCTTCCGCGCCGTCGGTATCGCGCACGTCGGAATGCCGGGGCTGCTCGCCGGCCGAAACGAGCATGTCGCCTGGGGCGTCACTGGTGCCCGGATAGACGACGCGGACTGCGTCATGGAGGAACTCGACGGGATCGGCTCGTTCCGTTCCGAGGCGGGCTGGGAGAAGCTCAGCCGGCGCCGCGAGATCGTGCGGGTCCGGGATGGCGATACGATCAAGCTCGAGGTCGCGGAGACCCGCCACGGACCGCTGCTCTCCCATTTGATGGACCAGCTCGATGGTCCCGCGCCGGCCGAGCGGCCGGTTGCTCTCGCGCTCTGCTGGGGGGCGAATTCGTTGGGCACAGCGGTGCCCGGTTTGCTCGCGATGGCACGCGCCAAGGACGGGGAAGATCTTCTCGCGGCGGCACCGTTGCTCGATCGTTCCCCGCTGCCGCTGGATGCCCTGGGCGCCGACGGCGAGGGCGGCGCCGTGAAGATCCTCGGTGGGGCGAAGCCCACACGCAATTCGGCATCCGCGCTACCGCTTCGCGGTTGGATCTCCGAAGCGCGCTGGTCGGGGGCCGAGCCTCTCTCGAATCGCAGTGCTGCTGTTGAGACAGACGTTGCCCTGGCGACGGGCGCCCTTGGCGAAGGCGGGAACGAGAGCGTCGTGGCGCTTCGCGCGCAACGGCTCGCGGCGTCGTTGCAGAATGCCTCCGGTGTGGGCGCACTCGATGCGCTGTCGGCGGACGTCCTCGACGACGGCGCGCTCGCTCTGTTGCCGGCGATTCGCGCGGTGCTCGATCAGGCCGCTGCCGCAGGAACGGAGCGAGTGCGTGCGGCCTTGGTGGACTGGAATGGTTCCGCGGACAGTGCGTCGACGGGGGCCGCCGTGTTCTACGTCGCGCTCGCGCCCTACCTCGTAGATGCTCTCTTGCCCGAGGCTCGTTTCGGTTCGGTTGCGCAGTGCCGCGAGGTTTCGCTGGGGGCTGTCGCCCGGGTCCTCGGATCGCCTGAACTCAGCATCGAGCAGCGCGACGGAATCGTCGATGCCTTCCGCAAGGCCGAGCAATGGCTGGTGGACAAACTGGGAAGCGAACCTTCCGGGTGGAGATGGGGCGCCGTCCATACCATGCGTGCCGAGCACCCGTGTCCTGATCCGGAGCAGTTCCCCTCGCCGGCGACCGCGGCGGGCGGGTCACCTTTCACGATTCTGGGCCAGAGGTTCTGTGGGCCGCGTCCGCCGTTCCAGGTCGATGTCGCGGTTTGCGCTCGGCTCGTCGTGGATCTTGCGACCAAGGAAGCGCGGGTCGTCGGGGTCGGGACGGACGTCACCGTCAAGATCGGCGATCGCCCGAAGACCGAGCGCGTCGAACTCATCTGCGCCTGA
- the moaA gene encoding GTP 3',8-cyclase MoaA, whose amino-acid sequence MPRDRFQREIDYLRISLTDHCNLRCVYCMPLTEVSYAPPATALNPEEIERVVRAAASIDFRKIRLTGGEPTLRPDLVDIVKRISRVSGIEDVAMTTNGILLSRMAVTLKRAGLKRVNIHVDTLNPERLSRLMRWGKLDDIQRGIDAAVNAGFSPLKLNCVVTKGFNEEDVVDMARLTLERDWHVRFIELMPLGGGECAKISVDRYVSNVDTRRRIEEELGPLERVEPTNPSDESKNFRLGNGSGIVGFISPVSEPYCGSCNRMRLTSDGRFHLCLLKDDELDVQAALRRGADEAELAEILLAAVGAKPTGHSLAEGHSTLDRSMHHLGG is encoded by the coding sequence ATGCCGCGCGATCGCTTCCAACGCGAAATCGACTACCTGCGGATCTCCCTCACTGACCACTGCAACCTGCGCTGCGTCTACTGTATGCCTCTGACCGAGGTGAGCTATGCGCCGCCCGCGACCGCACTCAATCCGGAAGAGATCGAGCGCGTGGTGCGCGCCGCCGCCAGCATCGACTTTCGGAAGATAAGGCTCACCGGCGGCGAGCCGACCCTCCGCCCAGACCTCGTCGACATCGTGAAGCGAATCTCCCGCGTGTCGGGAATCGAAGACGTCGCGATGACGACAAACGGCATCCTGCTCTCTCGGATGGCCGTCACGCTGAAGCGGGCCGGCCTGAAACGCGTGAACATTCACGTCGACACGCTCAACCCGGAGCGGCTATCCCGCCTGATGCGGTGGGGAAAGCTCGACGACATCCAGCGCGGCATCGATGCCGCGGTCAATGCCGGCTTTTCGCCGCTGAAGCTGAACTGCGTCGTAACCAAGGGGTTCAACGAGGAAGACGTGGTCGACATGGCCCGTCTGACCCTGGAACGAGACTGGCACGTCCGGTTCATCGAGCTGATGCCGCTCGGTGGTGGCGAGTGCGCCAAGATATCGGTCGACCGGTACGTCTCGAACGTGGACACCCGCCGGCGGATCGAAGAGGAGCTCGGGCCCCTCGAACGCGTGGAGCCGACCAACCCATCGGACGAGTCGAAGAACTTCCGGCTGGGCAACGGGTCGGGCATCGTCGGCTTCATCAGCCCCGTCTCGGAGCCCTACTGTGGAAGCTGCAACCGGATGCGGCTCACGTCCGACGGGCGCTTCCATCTGTGTCTGCTCAAAGACGACGAGCTCGACGTACAGGCCGCGCTACGCCGCGGTGCAGACGAAGCCGAGCTCGCCGAGATCCTCCTCGCGGCTGTCGGCGCCAAGCCTACGGGCCACTCCCTGGCCGAAGGCCACTCCACGCTCGACCGCTCGATGCACCATCTCGGAGGCTGA
- a CDS encoding NAD(P)/FAD-dependent oxidoreductase, with protein sequence MTTRAQPEAGAPELVIVGAGPVGLFAAYYAGFRGLRWLILESLPFVGGQIATFYAQSAIYDVPGFPEVRGDELLQRLEAQARSFAGEIRLGTRVTGYERTKGGIRIAWSRENEECEPEPIEVPAILLTTGIGRFAPQPMPDPQIQSWNGKGLTYHLDDPTRLSGRRALVAGGTQRGVEIALALAEAGAETTLIHRRDRLAIPQDLRDRFDASAVSFRPHRELAAIEGSATVERAILSDRRDGTSETVEVDAIIPCFGFAAHRDDLAGLGTTAVDGAITVDSTMAAAPGVWAAGDAASYPGKVRVLAADFGEACTAVNNLTSALVPDAPVFPGYSSHRAGAARRPE encoded by the coding sequence ATGACGACCCGAGCGCAACCGGAAGCCGGCGCCCCGGAGCTCGTGATCGTGGGAGCCGGACCGGTCGGCCTATTCGCAGCGTACTACGCCGGCTTCCGCGGGCTGCGGTGGTTGATCCTCGAGTCACTCCCGTTCGTCGGTGGACAGATCGCAACGTTCTACGCCCAGAGCGCGATCTACGACGTGCCGGGCTTTCCGGAAGTCCGCGGCGACGAGCTCCTGCAACGCCTCGAAGCTCAGGCGCGAAGCTTTGCCGGCGAAATTCGGCTGGGCACCCGTGTCACCGGGTACGAGAGGACCAAGGGCGGTATTCGCATCGCCTGGTCGAGAGAGAACGAGGAGTGCGAGCCGGAACCGATCGAGGTCCCGGCAATCCTGCTGACGACGGGCATCGGCCGCTTCGCCCCCCAACCGATGCCGGACCCGCAGATCCAATCGTGGAACGGCAAGGGCCTGACCTACCACCTCGACGACCCGACGCGTCTTTCGGGGCGACGCGCTCTCGTCGCCGGCGGCACGCAGCGCGGCGTCGAGATCGCCCTCGCCCTCGCCGAAGCGGGCGCCGAGACCACGCTCATCCACCGCCGCGACCGGCTCGCGATCCCACAGGACCTGAGAGACCGCTTCGATGCATCGGCGGTCTCCTTCCGGCCGCACCGCGAACTGGCCGCAATCGAGGGCTCGGCCACGGTCGAGCGCGCGATTCTCTCGGACCGTCGAGACGGCACCTCCGAAACCGTTGAAGTCGACGCCATAATCCCCTGCTTTGGATTTGCCGCCCACCGCGACGATCTCGCCGGGCTCGGTACGACCGCCGTCGACGGAGCGATCACCGTAGACTCCACCATGGCAGCCGCGCCAGGGGTCTGGGCGGCTGGGGATGCCGCGAGCTACCCCGGAAAAGTCCGCGTACTCGCTGCGGACTTCGGGGAGGCCTGTACCGCGGTCAACAACCTCACGAGCGCGCTCGTCCCCGACGCCCCCGTCTTCCCCGGCTATAGCTCCCACCGCGCCGGGGCGGCCCGACGCCCCGAGTAG
- a CDS encoding class I SAM-dependent methyltransferase, with amino-acid sequence MVPDSKRAPARIGDWPTEVTSYSLGGREVELLTVASLESLLDRDQLLCDDDFEPPYWALVWSGSHLVAQWLLEDARPAGKSLLDVGCGLGLISLCAAQAGAVVTAVDRDPVALAFVRASSERASVPVEVLEGDVACAVAERTFDVVVAAELLYERTAFSALAEALVSALAPGGVLYLGDAFRIDTAAFYEQLDRLGLECIDERVHFVDEEGTRVRVRLAAYRPR; translated from the coding sequence GTGGTTCCTGATTCGAAACGTGCGCCCGCGCGAATCGGCGATTGGCCGACCGAGGTGACCTCCTATTCGCTCGGTGGTCGTGAGGTCGAACTCCTCACGGTGGCGTCGTTGGAGTCGCTGCTCGACCGGGACCAGCTTCTATGCGACGACGATTTCGAGCCGCCTTACTGGGCGCTGGTGTGGAGCGGTTCCCACCTCGTCGCCCAGTGGCTGCTGGAAGATGCGAGGCCGGCCGGAAAGAGCCTGCTCGACGTCGGCTGCGGTCTGGGCCTGATCTCGCTTTGCGCAGCGCAGGCAGGAGCCGTGGTGACCGCGGTGGACCGTGACCCGGTCGCGCTGGCCTTCGTTCGCGCGAGCAGCGAGCGGGCTTCGGTGCCCGTGGAGGTGCTCGAGGGCGACGTCGCCTGCGCGGTTGCCGAGCGAACCTTCGACGTCGTCGTCGCCGCGGAGCTCCTGTACGAGCGCACGGCGTTCTCTGCCCTGGCCGAGGCGCTCGTGTCGGCGCTGGCGCCGGGTGGCGTTCTGTACCTCGGCGATGCGTTTCGCATCGACACGGCCGCCTTCTACGAACAACTCGATCGACTCGGGCTCGAGTGCATCGACGAGCGGGTTCACTTCGTAGACGAGGAGGGTACGCGCGTACGAGTCCGCCTGGCCGCCTACCGCCCGCGGTGA
- the murJ gene encoding murein biosynthesis integral membrane protein MurJ has product MSTPSGSEEGASERGLARSGAVVGGAVLASRLLGLIREQVFAGFFGAGRELDAFITAFRIPNLFRDLFAEGALSAAFVTTFSQKLEKEGEASAWRLANLVVHALALVVGGIVVLGILCAPQLVDVIAPGFAATPGKTELTVFLTRLLFPFLLLIALAAVAMGMLNAKGRFGVPASASSFFNLGSIVTGLATAWWLAPEYMSELWESGGRSVVSSEAAARAITGMAVGTLIGGALQLLVQVPSLYRVNYRYRPVLSFRDSGLRKVLALMAPATIGAAAVQVNVMVNSNFASTLGDGAVSWLNVAFRFTQLPIGLFGVAIGVVALPAVSRRVAHDDMRGFNDTVTRALGLVFLLTIPSAIGLAVLAPQVIGLVYEYGRFGSHDTAMAAEALVAYSIGLAGYANIKVLVPAFYALGDARTPALVSCLSIAVNATLNWVAIRHFGFGHAALALVTSCVALLNFLVLFVVLTRRMGPAVGLGGVLLRTMLAAAAVALACLATRAGVAALLPLGSVSGRAVAVGACLPVGALVFVWAGARLGLTEITTVLARVGALVRRGSSGGS; this is encoded by the coding sequence ATGAGCACGCCCAGCGGGTCGGAAGAGGGGGCATCCGAGCGTGGACTCGCCCGCTCCGGCGCGGTCGTCGGGGGCGCGGTCCTCGCCAGTCGGCTTCTGGGGCTAATCCGCGAGCAGGTCTTTGCCGGGTTCTTCGGGGCAGGGCGCGAGCTCGACGCGTTCATCACGGCTTTCCGCATCCCGAATCTCTTCCGAGACCTCTTCGCAGAGGGCGCACTCTCTGCGGCGTTCGTCACCACGTTCTCGCAGAAGCTCGAGAAGGAGGGGGAAGCGAGCGCGTGGCGCCTCGCCAACCTGGTGGTGCACGCTCTCGCGCTGGTGGTCGGCGGCATCGTGGTCCTGGGGATCCTCTGCGCTCCCCAGCTCGTCGACGTCATCGCCCCGGGATTTGCCGCCACGCCGGGCAAGACAGAGCTCACGGTGTTTCTCACGCGGCTCCTCTTTCCATTCCTGCTGCTCATCGCGCTCGCCGCCGTGGCCATGGGCATGCTGAACGCGAAGGGGCGATTCGGGGTTCCGGCCTCGGCATCGAGCTTCTTCAACCTGGGATCGATCGTGACGGGTCTCGCGACGGCCTGGTGGCTCGCTCCCGAGTACATGTCCGAGCTTTGGGAGTCGGGCGGGCGGAGCGTCGTCTCGTCCGAGGCGGCGGCGCGGGCGATCACCGGCATGGCCGTTGGCACGCTGATCGGAGGTGCGTTGCAGCTGTTGGTGCAGGTGCCGTCGCTGTATCGCGTGAACTACCGCTATCGGCCCGTCCTCTCCTTTCGAGATTCGGGCCTTCGTAAGGTCCTGGCCCTGATGGCGCCCGCGACCATCGGCGCGGCCGCCGTGCAGGTGAACGTGATGGTCAACAGCAACTTCGCGTCGACGCTCGGGGACGGCGCGGTGTCCTGGCTCAATGTTGCGTTTCGGTTCACGCAGCTGCCGATCGGGTTGTTCGGTGTCGCCATCGGAGTCGTGGCCCTTCCGGCCGTGTCGCGGCGCGTTGCGCACGACGACATGCGCGGATTCAACGACACCGTGACGCGCGCGCTCGGGCTGGTATTCCTCCTGACCATCCCCTCGGCGATAGGCCTGGCGGTCCTGGCCCCTCAGGTTATCGGCCTCGTGTACGAGTACGGTCGGTTCGGGTCGCACGACACCGCCATGGCGGCGGAGGCGCTGGTCGCGTACTCGATCGGGCTCGCCGGATACGCGAACATCAAGGTGCTCGTCCCGGCGTTCTACGCGCTCGGGGACGCCCGGACGCCGGCGCTGGTCAGTTGTCTCTCGATCGCCGTCAACGCGACGCTCAACTGGGTGGCGATTCGCCACTTCGGCTTCGGGCATGCCGCGCTCGCCCTGGTCACGTCCTGTGTCGCGCTCTTGAACTTCCTCGTTCTGTTCGTGGTCCTCACCCGGAGGATGGGGCCTGCCGTGGGGCTCGGGGGTGTCCTGCTGCGCACGATGCTCGCGGCGGCCGCCGTAGCGTTGGCGTGCCTGGCGACGCGCGCAGGGGTGGCGGCCCTCCTGCCTCTGGGGTCGGTTTCGGGCCGAGCCGTTGCGGTCGGCGCCTGTCTGCCCGTGGGGGCCCTGGTGTTCGTGTGGGCCGGGGCTCGGCTCGGGCTCACGGAGATCACGACGGTCCTCGCGCGGGTCGGCGCCCTGGTTCGTCGGGGGTCGTCCGGTGGTTCCTGA
- a CDS encoding BolA/IbaG family iron-sulfur metabolism protein produces MTAEEIRQKIETTIEGASAEVRDYTGSGDHFEVLVISNAFDGKPLVKRHKMVYEALGAAVDGTNIHALALKTLTPAQASQA; encoded by the coding sequence ATGACCGCCGAAGAGATCCGACAGAAGATCGAGACCACGATCGAGGGCGCCAGCGCAGAGGTCCGTGACTACACGGGCAGCGGTGACCACTTCGAGGTCCTCGTGATCAGCAATGCCTTCGACGGCAAGCCCTTGGTGAAGCGACACAAGATGGTCTACGAGGCGCTCGGCGCCGCCGTAGACGGCACGAACATCCACGCACTCGCATTGAAGACCCTTACTCCGGCCCAGGCCTCCCAGGCCTGA
- a CDS encoding sigma-70 family RNA polymerase sigma factor yields MGEIEDEAVTPASNTKAAATTTAKPAAKDEPLIGDLDVLGRFYADLAKTPLLDREAERTLTTEISRARDSVVRWLRRNPRIVNVTLTERGRGVIRPTEEFREREILLVVDRARILARSPAKLRKLRLTRERVAKFARELDIRLEAYRTARDSMLRANLRLVAAIARKHARRGLPLPDLIQEGTLGLLRAVEKFDPAKDIKFSTYAVWWIWQYIARSIDNDRSVVRTPVHWHELRRKVGRLSQALESKLHRAPSKEEIIEAGGIDQNQLEMMAEPAHVLSLDMELGHDDDRTLAEVIPDEQGDRPEARSVAGDLSRHLEDVLTELPDREQAIIRLRFGLDDDQVETLEEIGVRYGVSRERIRQLEAKALTRLRDLCGSAGLESFLEV; encoded by the coding sequence TTGGGTGAGATCGAAGACGAGGCGGTGACCCCGGCGTCGAACACGAAAGCCGCTGCGACCACGACTGCGAAGCCTGCGGCGAAGGACGAGCCGCTCATCGGCGACCTCGACGTGCTCGGTCGGTTCTACGCGGATCTCGCGAAGACCCCGTTGCTCGATCGTGAGGCCGAGCGCACTCTGACGACCGAGATCAGCCGCGCGCGTGACTCTGTCGTTCGTTGGCTCCGTCGCAACCCGCGCATCGTCAACGTCACGCTCACAGAGCGCGGCCGCGGCGTCATTCGTCCGACCGAAGAGTTCCGCGAGCGCGAGATCCTTCTCGTGGTCGACCGCGCGCGTATCCTGGCGCGTAGCCCCGCAAAGCTGCGCAAGCTGCGCCTGACCCGTGAGCGTGTCGCGAAGTTCGCCCGTGAGCTCGATATTCGCCTCGAGGCGTACCGCACGGCGCGCGACTCCATGCTCCGTGCGAACCTCCGCCTCGTTGCGGCCATCGCTCGCAAGCACGCCCGCCGCGGGCTTCCTCTTCCTGATTTGATTCAGGAAGGTACCCTCGGCCTTCTTCGCGCCGTCGAGAAGTTCGACCCCGCGAAGGACATCAAGTTCTCCACTTACGCCGTCTGGTGGATCTGGCAGTACATCGCGCGTTCCATCGACAACGATCGTTCGGTTGTTCGTACGCCTGTCCATTGGCACGAACTGCGCCGCAAGGTGGGCCGCCTCTCGCAGGCACTGGAGAGCAAGCTACACCGCGCACCCTCGAAGGAAGAGATCATCGAGGCGGGTGGCATCGACCAGAACCAGCTGGAGATGATGGCCGAGCCTGCGCACGTGCTGTCGCTCGACATGGAGCTCGGTCACGATGACGATCGTACTCTCGCCGAGGTCATTCCCGACGAGCAGGGCGATCGCCCGGAGGCGCGTAGCGTCGCCGGTGACCTCTCGCGTCATCTCGAAGACGTTCTCACGGAGCTGCCCGATCGGGAGCAGGCGATCATTCGCTTGCGCTTCGGACTCGATGACGACCAGGTCGAGACCCTCGAAGAGATCGGCGTGCGCTACGGCGTCAGCCGTGAGCGTATTCGTCAGCTCGAGGCAAAGGCTCTGACCCGTCTCCGCGATCTCTGCGGAAGCGCGGGCCTCGAGTCGTTTCTCGAAGTCTGA
- the tatA gene encoding twin-arginine translocase TatA/TatE family subunit produces the protein MTDLHAADGIDGMFGLGVPELIIILVVVLLIFGPRKLPELGSFVGKSLKDFRDALETRGNDDSEPPPAHETTETKREPTDHEPRT, from the coding sequence TTGACAGACCTCCACGCAGCAGATGGTATCGACGGCATGTTCGGTCTGGGTGTCCCCGAGCTGATCATCATTCTGGTGGTCGTGCTTCTCATCTTCGGTCCGCGCAAGCTACCGGAGCTCGGTAGCTTCGTCGGCAAGTCTCTCAAAGACTTCCGCGACGCCCTCGAGACTCGCGGCAACGACGACTCCGAGCCGCCACCGGCCCACGAGACGACCGAAACAAAGCGCGAACCCACCGACCACGAACCCCGTACCTGA
- the coaE gene encoding dephospho-CoA kinase (Dephospho-CoA kinase (CoaE) performs the final step in coenzyme A biosynthesis.) codes for MLRVGLTGGIACGKSLIGRLFEERHVPVIDDDVAARDAVSPGSEGLADVVAEFGEGILAPDGSLDRPALGKIVFADDGLRRRLMAITHPRIGALIAERFRAAEASVAPFVVYESALLIENGNVDAWRPLVVVRTDRETQIERMAGRNGLSREEAEDRIRSQMPVEEKAALADFVIDNSSTTQHAANEFERVYAAVVERASAD; via the coding sequence GTGCTTCGGGTAGGTTTGACGGGGGGAATCGCCTGCGGGAAGAGCCTGATCGGCCGGCTGTTCGAGGAGCGCCACGTCCCGGTCATTGACGATGACGTGGCGGCTCGCGACGCGGTCTCGCCCGGGAGCGAGGGGCTCGCAGACGTGGTTGCGGAGTTCGGCGAGGGCATCCTCGCGCCGGATGGCAGCCTGGATCGGCCGGCCCTGGGAAAGATCGTGTTCGCCGACGACGGCTTGCGGCGGCGACTGATGGCCATCACGCATCCGCGCATCGGCGCACTGATCGCCGAGCGCTTCCGCGCGGCGGAGGCGAGCGTTGCTCCGTTCGTCGTCTACGAGTCGGCGCTTCTCATCGAGAATGGAAACGTCGACGCCTGGCGACCTCTGGTCGTCGTGCGCACGGACCGCGAGACGCAGATCGAGCGCATGGCCGGCCGCAACGGTCTCTCTCGTGAAGAAGCGGAGGACCGTATCCGCTCGCAGATGCCGGTCGAAGAGAAGGCCGCACTCGCCGACTTCGTCATCGACAACTCCAGCACGACGCAGCACGCAGCCAATGAGTTCGAGCGTGTGTACGCCGCCGTGGTCGAACGCGCGTCGGCCGACTGA